A stretch of the Argentina anserina chromosome 6, drPotAnse1.1, whole genome shotgun sequence genome encodes the following:
- the LOC126798330 gene encoding probable LRR receptor-like serine/threonine-protein kinase RKF3, with translation MFLFFFYLYLGLVSSFPSCGFFTVSGQETPTTSLGIFPSCPLNIEALRKLISQGNPKVLDIKTECRYILEGIRLLRSDYLRSTGYFSPPPNTISSCWDAYQVLIRESIPGLDLRIGSTCGFKPTLLSESCMNITSRSQFTRLIPKSELQVVEDACSQSLDDYSSCFSCRRILSDLNMSQFGRGYDGNVSDCIGYPYIYAAGFGGRNGPINLSTAKCLFSLNFNAFDTKTKNKHRVWLWAVLIGSVCGFTVAFLVIWVLWARHRGRNKKNKDQSETTGFVSAVEIIGENNSLARFPFEELKKATENFARENIIGIGGYGNVYKGTFADGSEVALKRFKNLSAAGDVMFAHELKVIASIRHVNLVAVRGYCTIKVPWQGHQRIMVCDLVNNGSLYEHLSDSRMKKQLSWPIRQKIALGMARGLAYLHHGVQPAVIHRDVKASNVLLDEAFEPKLADFGLAKFTPDGQSHFHTKVAGTFGYVAPEYALYGQLSERSDVYSFGVVLLELLSGKRAVIESSGTTTLLLADWAWSQVRGGRPLDVIDESIQNLSSPEVLENYVMVAVLSSHPESHARPTMDQIAKILERDLQVPSNMDVPLHQNDQSASSSCSSYISSNTG, from the coding sequence atgtttctcttcttcttctacctGTATCTTGGATTAGTGTCAAGCTTTCCCAGTTGTGGCTTCTTCACTGTTAGTGGGCAAGAAACCCCAACTACAAGCTTGGGGATATTCCCATCATGTCCATTGAACATTGAAGCTCTCCGGAAACTAATCTCCCAAGGTAATCCTAAAGTTCTTGATATCAAGACTGAGTGCCGATACATCCTCGAAGGAATCCGACTGCTTCGATCAGATTATCTCCGATCTACCGGCTACTTCTCCCCACCTCCCAATACCATAAGCTCATGCTGGGATGCATACCAAGTTTTGATTAGAGAATCAATACCCGGTCTCGACTTGAGAATTGGATCCACTTGCGGGTTTAAGCCCACTTTGCTGTCAGAGAGTTGTATGAATATCACAAGTAGATCTCAGTTCACAAGGTTGATTCCCAAATCAGAATTGCAGGTGGTTGAAGATGCTTGTAGCCAGTCTCTAGATGATTACTCATCTTGCTTTTCGTGTAGGCGCATTTTATCAGACCTGAATATGTCTCAGTTTGGTAGAGGATATGATGGGAATGTATCAGATTGCATTGGATATCCCTATATTTATGCTGCAGGTTTTGGTGGTAGGAATGGGCCAATAAATTTGAGCACAGCAAAGTGTTTGTTCTCACTAAACTTCAATGCTTTTGATACAAAGACTAAAAACAAGCACAGGGTGTGGCTTTGGGCTGTGTTGATAGGAAGTGTGTGTGGATTCACTGTGGCATTTTTGGTGATTTGGGTTCTTTGGGCAAGGCATAGGGGAAGGAATAAGAAGAACAAGGATCAAAGTGAGACGACGGGTTTTGTTTCTGCCGTAGAAATTATAGGTGAGAATAACAGTTTGGCTAGGTTCCCATTTGAGGAACTAAAAAAAGCCACTGAAAATTTTGCCAGGGAGAACATCATCGGGATTGGAGGCTATGGAAATGTGTACAAGGGTACATTTGCAGACGGGTCTGAAGTAGCTTTGAAAAGGTTCAAGAACTTGTCTGCTGCCGGCGATGTAATGTTTGCGCATGAGTTGAAGGTTATTGCAAGCATTCGGCATGTGAATCTTGTCGCGGTGAGAGGCTATTGTACAATAAAAGTGCCTTGGCAAGGTCATCAAAGGATAATGGTGTGTGACTTGGTGAACAATGGAAGTCTCTACGAACATCTTTCCGATTCAAGGATGAAGAAGCAGCTCAGCTGGCCTATTCGTCAGAAGATTGCGCTTGGAATGGCTCGCGGATTGGCTTACTTACACCATGGAGTGCAGCCTGCTGTGATCCACAGGGATGTCAAAGCAAGCAATGTGCTTCTAGATGAAGCATTCGAGCCAAAATTGGCTGATTTTGGTCTAGCAAAGTTCACACCAGACGGACAGTCACATTTTCACACAAAGGTGGCTGGGACATTTGGCTATGTTGCCCCGGAATATGCTTTGTATGGGCAATTATCGGAAAGAAGCGATGTCTACAGTTTCGGAGTAGTGCTACTTGAACTTTTGAGCGGAAAGAGAGCAGTTATTGAATCTAGTGGTACGACAACTCTGCTTTTGGCAGATTGGGCTTGGTCACAAGTGAGGGGAGGCAGACCATTAGATGTTATAGACGAAAGCATTCAGAATTTGAGCTCTCCGGAAGTATTGGAAAACTATGTAATGGTTGCAGTTCTTTCTTCTCATCCCGAATCACATGCGAGGCCAACGATGGACCAGATTGCAAAAATTCTGGAGAGGGATTTGCAAGTCCCCTCAAACATGGACGTTCCTCTTCATCAAAATGATCAATCAGCGAGCTCTAGTTGTTCAAGTTACATTTCAAGCAATACTGGTTAG